In Pseudomonadales bacterium, the following are encoded in one genomic region:
- a CDS encoding transposase, with protein sequence MSSERRYFSADQKVASIRKHLLEQVPISDICDELKISSNLFYKWQTDFFDNGSKAFSKDDSTELKKTVAKNTSLENDISDKNGVIAELVEENIRLKKRNGLI encoded by the coding sequence ATGTCTAGTGAACGACGCTATTTCAGTGCGGACCAGAAAGTTGCCAGTATTCGTAAACACTTGCTCGAACAAGTACCAATTTCGGATATTTGTGATGAACTTAAAATTAGCTCCAATTTATTTTATAAATGGCAGACTGATTTTTTTGATAATGGCTCCAAGGCTTTTTCTAAAGATGATAGTACCGAGCTCAAAAAGACAGTAGCTAAAAACACTTCACTAGAAAATGATATTAGCGATAAAAACGGCGTGATAGCCGAACTTGTTGAAGAGAACATTCGCTTAAAAAAGCGCAATGGCCTGATCTAA